From one Solanum lycopersicum chromosome 12, SLM_r2.1 genomic stretch:
- the LOC101262998 gene encoding uncharacterized protein isoform X5: MMKNMHISNDNETTDVSAIPPPEKKRKGRGKTTGLSSQKKRKKNDNGKLKVIIPPDRTVAVGPGAKDFITELSVKVLHNARHGVKNWKGVPDLAKNRIVAYTLDTFQLPDIQHNRDTILQTAKNLYRYRRSRHHDHFKKFSTKEESLQNIPTDVNETEWNFLVDYFSSDEFKKMSERNKNNKAKQEVNHICGRKTFQAVSYEARNTTTGKEPNFQKLWEITHMKPNGQWVTSASAEVNDKVKDVIAEKIQDIDEGTDVDPIINAAFVQIMGEKSKYILGKGSGINSASRISRNEIQEQLRAQQKEAEEERYKRESVDIKLMEVKNQLEEERKNREVMEFRLVHDQKLLKESMMVLVSHLKNPKNDLPASIFNIFTTSTTSNETSSACLMNNNWEDLHVKKNQESRMQKVLDNLKDVLNFEKQNLEMAIYDCDKFNTLCNEKDVELKDALTEKRNLEMRLPKLSSQGSKKTTPKELIDANNQIHEELKARCMLRTAEETKKRLLSEKSSLEEKIVEIEKKKSSEICFLNISCFTPSSKS, from the exons ATGatgaaaaatatgcatatttctaatgATAATGAAACTACTGATGTAAGTGCAATCCCCCCTCCAG aaaaaaaaaggaagggaAGAGGAAAGACAACAGGGCTTTCATCCCAAAAGAAACGTAAGAAAAATGACAATGGAAAGTTGAAGGTGATCATTCCACCAGATCGAACAGTTGCAGTAGGTCCTGGAGCTAAAGATTTTATTACCGAGCTCTCTGTGAAAGTTCTCCATAATGCTAGACATGGTGTGAAGAATTGGAAGGGAGTTCCTGATCTAGCAAAGAATAGAATTGTTGCTTATACGCTG GACACCTTTCAGCTTCCGGACATACAACACAATCGTGATACCATTCTTCAAACAGCAAAAAATTTATATCGATATCGTCGGAGCAGACATCATGatcattttaagaaattttctaCAAAAGAGGAGAGTCTACAAAATATACCAACAGATGTTAATGAAACTGAATGGAATTTCTTGGTAGACTACTTCAGCTCTGATGAATTTAAG AAAATGagtgaaagaaacaaaaataacaaggCAAAACAAGAAGTGAATCATATTTGCGGGAGAAAAACTTTTCAAGCGGTGTCTTATGAAGCG AGGAATACAACCACTGGAAAAGAgccaaattttcaaaaactttgGGAAATAACTCACATGAAGCCAAATGGGCAATGGGTTACTAGTGCTTCTGCTGAAGTCAAT GACAAAGTGAAAGACGTTATTGCTGAAAAAATTCAAGATATTGACGAGGGTACCGATGTGGATCCTATTATTAATGCTGCATTTGTGCAAATAATGGGAGAAAAATCAAAGTACATTCTTGGTAAAGGATCTGGGATTAATTCAGCAAGTAGAATATCTAGAAatgaaattcaagaacaactTCGAGCACAACAAAAGGAAGCAGAAGAAGAACGCTATAAACGAGAGAGTGTAGACATCAAACTAATGGAAGTTAAGAATCAACTTGAAGAGGAGCGAAAGAACCGAGAAGTAATGGAATTTCGTTTAGTGCATGACCAAAAATTGTTAAAAGAGAGCATGATGGTGCTAGTATCTCATTTGAAGAATCCCAAG AATGACCTTCCTGCTTCAATTTTCAATATCTTTACAACTTCAACTACTTCTAATGAGACAAGTTCTGCATGTCTAATGAATAACAATTGg GAAGATTTACatgtaaagaaaaatcaagaatcacGGATGCAGAAAGTGTTGGATAACTTGAAAGACGTCTTGAATTTTGAGAAGCAAAACTTAGAAATGGCTATTTATGATTGTGATAAATTCAATACATTGTGCAATGAAAAAGATGTAGAGCTTAAG GATGCCCTAACAGAGAAGCGAAACTTAGAAATGCGGCTTCCAAAGTTGAGTTCTCAAGGTTCAAAGAAAACTACTCCGAAAGAATTGATCGACGCAAATAATCAG ATCCATGAAGAGTTGAAAGCTCGTTGTATGTTGCGTACCgcagaagaaacaaaaaagaggCTTTTGAGTGAAAAATCATCACTTGAGGAAAAAATTGTAGAGATTGAAAAGAAGAAATCAAGTGAGATATGTTTCCTAAATATCTCTTGTTTCACTCCCAGCTCTAAGAGTTAA
- the LOC101262998 gene encoding uncharacterized protein isoform X1 gives MMKNMHISNDNETTDVSAIPPPEKKRKGRGKTTGLSSQKKRKKNDNGKLKVIIPPDRTVAVGPGAKDFITELSVKVLHNARHGVKNWKGVPDLAKNRIVAYTLDTFQLPDIQHNRDTILQTAKNLYRYRRSRHHDHFKKFSTKEESLQNIPTDVNETEWNFLVDYFSSDEFKKMSERNKNNKAKQEVNHICGRKTFQAVSYEARNTTTGKEPNFQKLWEITHMKPNGQWVTSASAEVNDKVKDVIAEKIQDIDEGTDVDPIINAAFVQIMGEKSKYILGKGSGINSASRISRNEIQEQLRAQQKEAEEERYKRESVDIKLMEVKNQLEEERKNREVMEFRLVHDQKLLKESMMVLVSHLKNPKNDLPASIFNIFTTSTTSNETSSACLMNNNWEDLHVKKNQESRMQKVLDNLKDVLNFEKQNLEMAIYDCDKFNTLCNEKDVELKDALTEKRNLEMRLPKLSSQGSKKTTPKELIDANNQVFDKIHEELKARCMLRTAEETKKRLLSEKSSLEEKIVEIEKKKSSEICFLNISCFTPSSKSSDHSSGLKMT, from the exons ATGatgaaaaatatgcatatttctaatgATAATGAAACTACTGATGTAAGTGCAATCCCCCCTCCAG aaaaaaaaaggaagggaAGAGGAAAGACAACAGGGCTTTCATCCCAAAAGAAACGTAAGAAAAATGACAATGGAAAGTTGAAGGTGATCATTCCACCAGATCGAACAGTTGCAGTAGGTCCTGGAGCTAAAGATTTTATTACCGAGCTCTCTGTGAAAGTTCTCCATAATGCTAGACATGGTGTGAAGAATTGGAAGGGAGTTCCTGATCTAGCAAAGAATAGAATTGTTGCTTATACGCTG GACACCTTTCAGCTTCCGGACATACAACACAATCGTGATACCATTCTTCAAACAGCAAAAAATTTATATCGATATCGTCGGAGCAGACATCATGatcattttaagaaattttctaCAAAAGAGGAGAGTCTACAAAATATACCAACAGATGTTAATGAAACTGAATGGAATTTCTTGGTAGACTACTTCAGCTCTGATGAATTTAAG AAAATGagtgaaagaaacaaaaataacaaggCAAAACAAGAAGTGAATCATATTTGCGGGAGAAAAACTTTTCAAGCGGTGTCTTATGAAGCG AGGAATACAACCACTGGAAAAGAgccaaattttcaaaaactttgGGAAATAACTCACATGAAGCCAAATGGGCAATGGGTTACTAGTGCTTCTGCTGAAGTCAAT GACAAAGTGAAAGACGTTATTGCTGAAAAAATTCAAGATATTGACGAGGGTACCGATGTGGATCCTATTATTAATGCTGCATTTGTGCAAATAATGGGAGAAAAATCAAAGTACATTCTTGGTAAAGGATCTGGGATTAATTCAGCAAGTAGAATATCTAGAAatgaaattcaagaacaactTCGAGCACAACAAAAGGAAGCAGAAGAAGAACGCTATAAACGAGAGAGTGTAGACATCAAACTAATGGAAGTTAAGAATCAACTTGAAGAGGAGCGAAAGAACCGAGAAGTAATGGAATTTCGTTTAGTGCATGACCAAAAATTGTTAAAAGAGAGCATGATGGTGCTAGTATCTCATTTGAAGAATCCCAAG AATGACCTTCCTGCTTCAATTTTCAATATCTTTACAACTTCAACTACTTCTAATGAGACAAGTTCTGCATGTCTAATGAATAACAATTGg GAAGATTTACatgtaaagaaaaatcaagaatcacGGATGCAGAAAGTGTTGGATAACTTGAAAGACGTCTTGAATTTTGAGAAGCAAAACTTAGAAATGGCTATTTATGATTGTGATAAATTCAATACATTGTGCAATGAAAAAGATGTAGAGCTTAAG GATGCCCTAACAGAGAAGCGAAACTTAGAAATGCGGCTTCCAAAGTTGAGTTCTCAAGGTTCAAAGAAAACTACTCCGAAAGAATTGATCGACGCAAATAATCAG GTCTTTGATAAGATCCATGAAGAGTTGAAAGCTCGTTGTATGTTGCGTACCgcagaagaaacaaaaaagaggCTTTTGAGTGAAAAATCATCACTTGAGGAAAAAATTGTAGAGATTGAAAAGAAGAAATCAAGTGAGATATGTTTCCTAAATATCTCTTGTTTCACTCCCAGCTCTAAGA gttccgatcatTCAAGTGGTTTAAAgatgacttga
- the LOC101262998 gene encoding uncharacterized protein isoform X12 → MMKNMHISNDNETTDVSAIPPPEKKRKGRGKTTGLSSQKKRKKNDNGKLKVIIPPDRTVAVGPGAKDFITELSVKVLHNARHGVKNWKGVPDLAKNRIVAYTLDTFQLPDIQHNRDTILQTAKNLYRYRRSRHHDHFKKFSTKEESLQNIPTDVNETEWNFLVDYFSSDEFKKMSERNKNNKAKQEVNHICGRKTFQAVSYEARNTTTGKEPNFQKLWEITHMKPNGQWVTSASAEVNDKVKDVIAEKIQDIDEGTDVDPIINAAFVQIMGEKSKYILGKGSGINSASRISRNEIQEQLRAQQKEAEEERYKRESVDIKLMEVKNQLEEERKNREVMEFRLVHDQKLLKESMMVLVSHLKNPKNDLPASIFNIFTTSTTSNETSSACLMNNNWDALTEKRNLEMRLPKLSSQGSKKTTPKELIDANNQIHEELKARCMLRTAEETKKRLLSEKSSLEEKIVEIEKKKSSEICFLNISCFTPSSKSSDHSSGLKMT, encoded by the exons ATGatgaaaaatatgcatatttctaatgATAATGAAACTACTGATGTAAGTGCAATCCCCCCTCCAG aaaaaaaaaggaagggaAGAGGAAAGACAACAGGGCTTTCATCCCAAAAGAAACGTAAGAAAAATGACAATGGAAAGTTGAAGGTGATCATTCCACCAGATCGAACAGTTGCAGTAGGTCCTGGAGCTAAAGATTTTATTACCGAGCTCTCTGTGAAAGTTCTCCATAATGCTAGACATGGTGTGAAGAATTGGAAGGGAGTTCCTGATCTAGCAAAGAATAGAATTGTTGCTTATACGCTG GACACCTTTCAGCTTCCGGACATACAACACAATCGTGATACCATTCTTCAAACAGCAAAAAATTTATATCGATATCGTCGGAGCAGACATCATGatcattttaagaaattttctaCAAAAGAGGAGAGTCTACAAAATATACCAACAGATGTTAATGAAACTGAATGGAATTTCTTGGTAGACTACTTCAGCTCTGATGAATTTAAG AAAATGagtgaaagaaacaaaaataacaaggCAAAACAAGAAGTGAATCATATTTGCGGGAGAAAAACTTTTCAAGCGGTGTCTTATGAAGCG AGGAATACAACCACTGGAAAAGAgccaaattttcaaaaactttgGGAAATAACTCACATGAAGCCAAATGGGCAATGGGTTACTAGTGCTTCTGCTGAAGTCAAT GACAAAGTGAAAGACGTTATTGCTGAAAAAATTCAAGATATTGACGAGGGTACCGATGTGGATCCTATTATTAATGCTGCATTTGTGCAAATAATGGGAGAAAAATCAAAGTACATTCTTGGTAAAGGATCTGGGATTAATTCAGCAAGTAGAATATCTAGAAatgaaattcaagaacaactTCGAGCACAACAAAAGGAAGCAGAAGAAGAACGCTATAAACGAGAGAGTGTAGACATCAAACTAATGGAAGTTAAGAATCAACTTGAAGAGGAGCGAAAGAACCGAGAAGTAATGGAATTTCGTTTAGTGCATGACCAAAAATTGTTAAAAGAGAGCATGATGGTGCTAGTATCTCATTTGAAGAATCCCAAG AATGACCTTCCTGCTTCAATTTTCAATATCTTTACAACTTCAACTACTTCTAATGAGACAAGTTCTGCATGTCTAATGAATAACAATTGg GATGCCCTAACAGAGAAGCGAAACTTAGAAATGCGGCTTCCAAAGTTGAGTTCTCAAGGTTCAAAGAAAACTACTCCGAAAGAATTGATCGACGCAAATAATCAG ATCCATGAAGAGTTGAAAGCTCGTTGTATGTTGCGTACCgcagaagaaacaaaaaagaggCTTTTGAGTGAAAAATCATCACTTGAGGAAAAAATTGTAGAGATTGAAAAGAAGAAATCAAGTGAGATATGTTTCCTAAATATCTCTTGTTTCACTCCCAGCTCTAAGA gttccgatcatTCAAGTGGTTTAAAgatgacttga
- the LOC101262998 gene encoding uncharacterized protein isoform X11, producing the protein MMKNMHISNDNETTDVSAIPPPEKKRKGRGKTTGLSSQKKRKKNDNGKLKVIIPPDRTVAVGPGAKDFITELSVKVLHNARHGVKNWKGVPDLAKNRIVAYTLDTFQLPDIQHNRDTILQTAKNLYRYRRSRHHDHFKKFSTKEESLQNIPTDVNETEWNFLVDYFSSDEFKKMSERNKNNKAKQEVNHICGRKTFQAVSYEARNTTTGKEPNFQKLWEITHMKPNGQWVTSASAEVNDKVKDVIAEKIQDIDEGTDVDPIINAAFVQIMGEKSKYILGKGSGINSASRISRNEIQEQLRAQQKEAEEERYKRESVDIKLMEVKNQLEEERKNREVMEFRLVHDQKLLKESMMVLVSHLKNPKNDLPASIFNIFTTSTTSNETSSACLMNNNWDALTEKRNLEMRLPKLSSQGSKKTTPKELIDANNQVFDKIHEELKARCMLRTAEETKKRLLSEKSSLEEKIVEIEKKKSSEICFLNISCFTPSSKSSDHSSGLKMT; encoded by the exons ATGatgaaaaatatgcatatttctaatgATAATGAAACTACTGATGTAAGTGCAATCCCCCCTCCAG aaaaaaaaaggaagggaAGAGGAAAGACAACAGGGCTTTCATCCCAAAAGAAACGTAAGAAAAATGACAATGGAAAGTTGAAGGTGATCATTCCACCAGATCGAACAGTTGCAGTAGGTCCTGGAGCTAAAGATTTTATTACCGAGCTCTCTGTGAAAGTTCTCCATAATGCTAGACATGGTGTGAAGAATTGGAAGGGAGTTCCTGATCTAGCAAAGAATAGAATTGTTGCTTATACGCTG GACACCTTTCAGCTTCCGGACATACAACACAATCGTGATACCATTCTTCAAACAGCAAAAAATTTATATCGATATCGTCGGAGCAGACATCATGatcattttaagaaattttctaCAAAAGAGGAGAGTCTACAAAATATACCAACAGATGTTAATGAAACTGAATGGAATTTCTTGGTAGACTACTTCAGCTCTGATGAATTTAAG AAAATGagtgaaagaaacaaaaataacaaggCAAAACAAGAAGTGAATCATATTTGCGGGAGAAAAACTTTTCAAGCGGTGTCTTATGAAGCG AGGAATACAACCACTGGAAAAGAgccaaattttcaaaaactttgGGAAATAACTCACATGAAGCCAAATGGGCAATGGGTTACTAGTGCTTCTGCTGAAGTCAAT GACAAAGTGAAAGACGTTATTGCTGAAAAAATTCAAGATATTGACGAGGGTACCGATGTGGATCCTATTATTAATGCTGCATTTGTGCAAATAATGGGAGAAAAATCAAAGTACATTCTTGGTAAAGGATCTGGGATTAATTCAGCAAGTAGAATATCTAGAAatgaaattcaagaacaactTCGAGCACAACAAAAGGAAGCAGAAGAAGAACGCTATAAACGAGAGAGTGTAGACATCAAACTAATGGAAGTTAAGAATCAACTTGAAGAGGAGCGAAAGAACCGAGAAGTAATGGAATTTCGTTTAGTGCATGACCAAAAATTGTTAAAAGAGAGCATGATGGTGCTAGTATCTCATTTGAAGAATCCCAAG AATGACCTTCCTGCTTCAATTTTCAATATCTTTACAACTTCAACTACTTCTAATGAGACAAGTTCTGCATGTCTAATGAATAACAATTGg GATGCCCTAACAGAGAAGCGAAACTTAGAAATGCGGCTTCCAAAGTTGAGTTCTCAAGGTTCAAAGAAAACTACTCCGAAAGAATTGATCGACGCAAATAATCAG GTCTTTGATAAGATCCATGAAGAGTTGAAAGCTCGTTGTATGTTGCGTACCgcagaagaaacaaaaaagaggCTTTTGAGTGAAAAATCATCACTTGAGGAAAAAATTGTAGAGATTGAAAAGAAGAAATCAAGTGAGATATGTTTCCTAAATATCTCTTGTTTCACTCCCAGCTCTAAGA gttccgatcatTCAAGTGGTTTAAAgatgacttga
- the LOC101262998 gene encoding uncharacterized protein isoform X6 — MMKNMHISNDNETTDVSAIPPPEKKRKGRGKTTGLSSQKKRKKNDNGKLKVIIPPDRTVAVGPGAKDFITELSVKVLHNARHGVKNWKGVPDLAKNRIVAYTLDTFQLPDIQHNRDTILQTAKNLYRYRRSRHHDHFKKFSTKEESLQNIPTDVNETEWNFLVDYFSSDEFKKMSERNKNNKAKQEVNHICGRKTFQAVSYEARNTTTGKEPNFQKLWEITHMKPNGQWVTSASAEVNDKVKDVIAEKIQDIDEGTDVDPIINAAFVQIMGEKSKYILGKGSGINSASRISRNEIQEQLRAQQKEAEEERYKRESVDIKLMEVKNQLEEERKNREVMEFRLVHDQKLLKESMMVLVSHLKNPKNDLPASIFNIFTTSTTSNETSSACLMNNNWEDLHVKKNQESRMQKVLDNLKDVLNFEKQNLEMAIYDCDKFNTLCNEKDVELKDALTEKRNLEMRLPKLSSQGSKKTTPKELIDANNQIHEELKARCMLRTAEETKKRLLSEKSSLEEKIVEIEKKKSSSDHSSGLKMT, encoded by the exons ATGatgaaaaatatgcatatttctaatgATAATGAAACTACTGATGTAAGTGCAATCCCCCCTCCAG aaaaaaaaaggaagggaAGAGGAAAGACAACAGGGCTTTCATCCCAAAAGAAACGTAAGAAAAATGACAATGGAAAGTTGAAGGTGATCATTCCACCAGATCGAACAGTTGCAGTAGGTCCTGGAGCTAAAGATTTTATTACCGAGCTCTCTGTGAAAGTTCTCCATAATGCTAGACATGGTGTGAAGAATTGGAAGGGAGTTCCTGATCTAGCAAAGAATAGAATTGTTGCTTATACGCTG GACACCTTTCAGCTTCCGGACATACAACACAATCGTGATACCATTCTTCAAACAGCAAAAAATTTATATCGATATCGTCGGAGCAGACATCATGatcattttaagaaattttctaCAAAAGAGGAGAGTCTACAAAATATACCAACAGATGTTAATGAAACTGAATGGAATTTCTTGGTAGACTACTTCAGCTCTGATGAATTTAAG AAAATGagtgaaagaaacaaaaataacaaggCAAAACAAGAAGTGAATCATATTTGCGGGAGAAAAACTTTTCAAGCGGTGTCTTATGAAGCG AGGAATACAACCACTGGAAAAGAgccaaattttcaaaaactttgGGAAATAACTCACATGAAGCCAAATGGGCAATGGGTTACTAGTGCTTCTGCTGAAGTCAAT GACAAAGTGAAAGACGTTATTGCTGAAAAAATTCAAGATATTGACGAGGGTACCGATGTGGATCCTATTATTAATGCTGCATTTGTGCAAATAATGGGAGAAAAATCAAAGTACATTCTTGGTAAAGGATCTGGGATTAATTCAGCAAGTAGAATATCTAGAAatgaaattcaagaacaactTCGAGCACAACAAAAGGAAGCAGAAGAAGAACGCTATAAACGAGAGAGTGTAGACATCAAACTAATGGAAGTTAAGAATCAACTTGAAGAGGAGCGAAAGAACCGAGAAGTAATGGAATTTCGTTTAGTGCATGACCAAAAATTGTTAAAAGAGAGCATGATGGTGCTAGTATCTCATTTGAAGAATCCCAAG AATGACCTTCCTGCTTCAATTTTCAATATCTTTACAACTTCAACTACTTCTAATGAGACAAGTTCTGCATGTCTAATGAATAACAATTGg GAAGATTTACatgtaaagaaaaatcaagaatcacGGATGCAGAAAGTGTTGGATAACTTGAAAGACGTCTTGAATTTTGAGAAGCAAAACTTAGAAATGGCTATTTATGATTGTGATAAATTCAATACATTGTGCAATGAAAAAGATGTAGAGCTTAAG GATGCCCTAACAGAGAAGCGAAACTTAGAAATGCGGCTTCCAAAGTTGAGTTCTCAAGGTTCAAAGAAAACTACTCCGAAAGAATTGATCGACGCAAATAATCAG ATCCATGAAGAGTTGAAAGCTCGTTGTATGTTGCGTACCgcagaagaaacaaaaaagaggCTTTTGAGTGAAAAATCATCACTTGAGGAAAAAATTGTAGAGATTGAAAAGAAGAAATCAA gttccgatcatTCAAGTGGTTTAAAgatgacttga
- the LOC101262998 gene encoding uncharacterized protein isoform X3 has translation MMKNMHISNDNETTDVSAIPPPEKKRKGRGKTTGLSSQKKRKKNDNGKLKVIIPPDRTVAVGPGAKDFITELSVKVLHNARHGVKNWKGVPDLAKNRIVAYTLDTFQLPDIQHNRDTILQTAKNLYRYRRSRHHDHFKKFSTKEESLQNIPTDVNETEWNFLVDYFSSDEFKKMSERNKNNKAKQEVNHICGRKTFQAVSYEARNTTTGKEPNFQKLWEITHMKPNGQWVTSASAEVNDKVKDVIAEKIQDIDEGTDVDPIINAAFVQIMGEKSKYILGKGSGINSASRISRNEIQEQLRAQQKEAEEERYKRESVDIKLMEVKNQLEEERKNREVMEFRLVHDQKLLKESMMVLVSHLKNPKNDLPASIFNIFTTSTTSNETSSACLMNNNWEDLHVKKNQESRMQKVLDNLKDVLNFEKQNLEMAIYDCDKFNTLCNEKDVELKDALTEKRNLEMRLPKLSSQGSKKTTPKELIDANNQVFDKIHEELKARCMLRTAEETKKRLLSEKSSLEEKIVEIEKKKSSEICFLNISCFTPSSKS, from the exons ATGatgaaaaatatgcatatttctaatgATAATGAAACTACTGATGTAAGTGCAATCCCCCCTCCAG aaaaaaaaaggaagggaAGAGGAAAGACAACAGGGCTTTCATCCCAAAAGAAACGTAAGAAAAATGACAATGGAAAGTTGAAGGTGATCATTCCACCAGATCGAACAGTTGCAGTAGGTCCTGGAGCTAAAGATTTTATTACCGAGCTCTCTGTGAAAGTTCTCCATAATGCTAGACATGGTGTGAAGAATTGGAAGGGAGTTCCTGATCTAGCAAAGAATAGAATTGTTGCTTATACGCTG GACACCTTTCAGCTTCCGGACATACAACACAATCGTGATACCATTCTTCAAACAGCAAAAAATTTATATCGATATCGTCGGAGCAGACATCATGatcattttaagaaattttctaCAAAAGAGGAGAGTCTACAAAATATACCAACAGATGTTAATGAAACTGAATGGAATTTCTTGGTAGACTACTTCAGCTCTGATGAATTTAAG AAAATGagtgaaagaaacaaaaataacaaggCAAAACAAGAAGTGAATCATATTTGCGGGAGAAAAACTTTTCAAGCGGTGTCTTATGAAGCG AGGAATACAACCACTGGAAAAGAgccaaattttcaaaaactttgGGAAATAACTCACATGAAGCCAAATGGGCAATGGGTTACTAGTGCTTCTGCTGAAGTCAAT GACAAAGTGAAAGACGTTATTGCTGAAAAAATTCAAGATATTGACGAGGGTACCGATGTGGATCCTATTATTAATGCTGCATTTGTGCAAATAATGGGAGAAAAATCAAAGTACATTCTTGGTAAAGGATCTGGGATTAATTCAGCAAGTAGAATATCTAGAAatgaaattcaagaacaactTCGAGCACAACAAAAGGAAGCAGAAGAAGAACGCTATAAACGAGAGAGTGTAGACATCAAACTAATGGAAGTTAAGAATCAACTTGAAGAGGAGCGAAAGAACCGAGAAGTAATGGAATTTCGTTTAGTGCATGACCAAAAATTGTTAAAAGAGAGCATGATGGTGCTAGTATCTCATTTGAAGAATCCCAAG AATGACCTTCCTGCTTCAATTTTCAATATCTTTACAACTTCAACTACTTCTAATGAGACAAGTTCTGCATGTCTAATGAATAACAATTGg GAAGATTTACatgtaaagaaaaatcaagaatcacGGATGCAGAAAGTGTTGGATAACTTGAAAGACGTCTTGAATTTTGAGAAGCAAAACTTAGAAATGGCTATTTATGATTGTGATAAATTCAATACATTGTGCAATGAAAAAGATGTAGAGCTTAAG GATGCCCTAACAGAGAAGCGAAACTTAGAAATGCGGCTTCCAAAGTTGAGTTCTCAAGGTTCAAAGAAAACTACTCCGAAAGAATTGATCGACGCAAATAATCAG GTCTTTGATAAGATCCATGAAGAGTTGAAAGCTCGTTGTATGTTGCGTACCgcagaagaaacaaaaaagaggCTTTTGAGTGAAAAATCATCACTTGAGGAAAAAATTGTAGAGATTGAAAAGAAGAAATCAAGTGAGATATGTTTCCTAAATATCTCTTGTTTCACTCCCAGCTCTAAGAGTTAA